The following are encoded together in the Coffea arabica cultivar ET-39 chromosome 1c, Coffea Arabica ET-39 HiFi, whole genome shotgun sequence genome:
- the LOC113729888 gene encoding DExH-box ATP-dependent RNA helicase DExH11 isoform X3, protein MDRIEAGQEMAFRVGFTGHSGHLTIEPLPPVQRSTPLSSLPDFILPPAFPRETPESIKEYIKETHLLPRLDPDEFSAEKSGKQWEFDWFDRAKIPLEPSLPRSIVIPTWELPFRRTKRSSGHDIWEPRSEQVDIAELTAGAEDSGVLPRIVGPAKDYVKGSLSSHPFRPGGLEDSHSLGRILPDGAVNGEWVWEVLNGGPAQSIAPSFKDGLDLGDLRAHSSSWNVFVDQSDVKPVQDVKLNDLSLQFDDLFRKAWEEDVLGYAADGDTSKVQVETKELGSVESESETNVDNSSVASNIAKIESSVLDEVLSAELQATTTILNGDQDGSIEQPKKAWVVSGASGKIVEQFHELVPDMALNFPFELDPFQKEAIYYLERGDSVFVAAHTSAGKTVVAEYAFALATKHCTRAVYTAPIKTISNQKYRDFCGKFDVGLLTGDVSLRPEASCLIMTTEILRSMLYRGADIIRDIEWVIFDEVHYVNDVERGVVWEEVIIMLPRHINFVLLSATVPNTIEFADWIGRTKKKQIRVTGTTKRPVPLEHHLFYSGELYKVCENEEFVPKGLKAAKDASKRKTTSAVAGGAGSYPGSSPSNDRARAHRHESSHQGKQTRHSGSQNLGNSRAVWGNQNNGLGPNTGLRRSEATMWLSLINKLSKKSLLPVVMFCFSKNRCDKSADSMTTTDLTTSSEKSEIRIFCDKAFSRLKGSDRNLPQIVRVQSLLHRGIGVHHAGLLPIVKEVVEMLFCRGLVKVLFSTETFAMGVNAPARTVVFDTLRKFDGKEFRQLLSGEYTQMAGRAGRRGLDETGTVIVMCRDEIPDERDLKPVIVGRPTRLESQFRLTYIMILHLLRVEELKVEDMLKRSFAEFHAQKKLPEKQQLLMRKLAQQTKTIECIKGEPAIEEYYEMSSEADTHSTKIVEAVMQSPGSQHYLSPGRVVVVKSESAQDHLLGVVVKAPSSNNKQYIVFVLMPELPLTLQNPSDSSNLKDDKGAGLQILIPKSKRGLEDDYYSSVTSRRGSGVVNIKLPHRGTAAGMNYEVLGIDNKEFLSICNCKIKIDQVRLLEDVSAGAYSNTVQQLLLLKSDGNKYPPPLDPVKDLKLKDLDVVKAYHKLNILLQKMAQNKCHGCVKLEEHIKLARELKRHREEVNTLKFEMSDEALQQMPDFQGRIDVLKEIGCVDADLVVQIKGRVACEMNSGEELICTECLFENQFDDLEPEEAVAIMSAFVFQQKNTSEPSLTPKLSLACKRLYDTAIRLGQLQASFKIQIDPEEYARENLKFGLIEVVYEWAKGTPFADICELTDVPEGLIVRTIVRLDETCREFKNAAAIMGNSALYKKMETASNAIKRDIVFAASLYVTGL, encoded by the exons ATGGACCGAATCGAGGCTGGACAAGAGATGGCTTTCCGGGTTGGATTCACCGGCCACAGCGGTCATCTCACGATAGAGCCTCTTCCTCCGGTTCAACGGTCCACTCCTCTCAGTTCACTCCCTGATTTCATACTC CCTCCTGCATTTCCACGGGAAACGCCAGAATCAATAAAAGAATATATAAAGGAAACGCATCTACTCCCAAGGTTGGATCCTGACGAGTTTTCTGCAGAAAAATCTGGAAAGCAATGGGAATTTGATTGGTTCGACAGAGCTAAAATTCCATTGGAGCCTTCTTTGCCTCGGTCTATAGTTATTCCAACATGGGAATTACCTTTTAGACGTACAAAAAGAAGTTCTGGGCATGATATATGGGAGCCTAGATCAGAACAG GTAGATATAGCAGAACTTACAGCAGGAGCTGAGGATTCTGGTGTATTGCCACGTATTGTTGGACCTGCAAAAGATTATGTAAAAGGAAGCCTCAGCAGCCATCCTTTTCGTCCAGGTGGCTTGGAGGATTCTCATTCTTTGGGGAGGATCCTTCCTGATGGTGCTGTCAATGGTGAATGGGTATGGGAGGTACTTAATGGAGGTCCTGCACAATCTATTGCGCCGAGCTTTAAGGATGGTCTGGATCTAGGTGATCTCAGG GCACACTCAAGTTCATGGAACGTTTTTGTGGATCAGAGTGATGTTAAGCCCGTGCAAGATGTGAAATTG AATGATTTGTCTTTGCAGTTTGATGACTTGTTTAGAAAAGCTTGGGAAGAGGATGTGTTAGGTTATGCTGCAGATG GTGACACATCAAAGGTCCAAGTAGAAACAAAAGAATTAGGCTCTGTTGAATCAGAGTCAGAAACTAATGTAGATAATTCTTCAGTGGCCAGTAATATTGCAAAGATTGAATCATCTGTTTTGGATGAGGTATTGTCTGCTGAATTACAAGCAACaactacaatcctcaatggaGATCAAGATGGTAGCATTGAACAGCCAAAAAAG GCATGGGTTGTCAGTGGAGCCAGTGGAAAGATAGTGGAACAGTTTCATGAACTTGTTCCTGACATGGCACTTAATTTTCCGTTCGAATTGGATCCATTCCAAAAGGAG GCCATCTATTATCTTGAAAGGGGAGACTCTGTTTTTGTGGCAGCTCACACATCTGCTGGAAAGACAGTTGTTGCAGAGTATGCATTTGCTTTGGCAACAAAA CATTGCACGAGAGCTGTATATACTGCTCCCATCAAGACCATCAGTAACCAAAAGTACAGGGACTTTTGTGGGAAATTTGATGTGGGTCTTCTCACTGGTGATGTCAGTTTGAGGCCAGAGGCCTCTTGTCTTATCATGACTACAGAGATATTGAGATCAATGCTCTATCGTGGTGCTGACATCATACGTGACATAGAATGG GTAATATTTGATGAAGTTCATTATGTGAACGATGTTGAAAGAGGTGTTGTTTGGGAAGAAGTTATTATCATGCTCCCCAGGCATATTAACTTTGTCCTGCTCTCAGCCACG GTACCAAATACAATTGAGTTTGCTGATTGGATTGGTCGGACAAAGAAAAAGCAAATTCGTGTGACTGG GACAACAAAGAGACCTGTCCCTTTGGAGCACCACCTCTTTTATTCTGGAGAGCTTTACAAAGTCTGTGAAAACGAAGAGTTTGTGCCTAAAGGACTGAAAGCTGCCAAAGATGCTAGTAAGAGGAAGACCACAAGTGCTGTTGCTGGTGGAGCTGGATCTTATCCTGGGTCTTCTCCATCCAATGATAGGGCTCGAGCTCACAGGCATGAAAGTTCTCATCAGGGAAAACAGACCAGGCATTCTGGATCCCAGAACTTAGGGAACTCTCGGGCTGTCTGGGGAAACCAGAACAATGGCCTTGGCCCTAATACAGGGTTGAGGAGATCAGAGGCTACAATGTGGCTATCGCTGATTAACAAGCTGTCAAAGAAATCCTTGTTACCT GTGGTTATGTTTTGTTTCTCAAAGAATCGGTGTGATAAATCAGCTGATAGTATGACCACAACTGACCTTACAACTAGTTCGGAGAAAAGTGAGATTCGGATCTTCTGTGATAAAGCATTTTCACGGCTAAAGGGGTCCGATAGGAACCTACCACAG ATTGTCAGAGTTCAAAGCCTTCTTCACCGGGGCATTGGTGTGCATCATGCTGGACTGCTTCCAATTGTCAAGGAAGTAGTTGAAATGCTTTTCTGTCGTGGTTTGGTCAAG GTTTTATTCTCAACTGAGACATTTGCAATGGGAGTGAATGCCCCTGCAAGGACA GTGGTGTTTGATACTTTAAGGAAGTTTGATGGCAAGGAATTTAGACAGTTACTCTCGGGAGAGTATACTCAGATGGCTGGTCGTGCTGGGAGGAGAGGACTGGATGAGACTGGTACAGTTATTGTCATGTGTCGTGATGAAATCCCCGATGAGAGAGATCTAAAGCCTGTGATAGTTGGTAGGCCAACTAGGCTTGAATCTCAATTTCGACTGACCTATATCATGATCCTGCATCTCCTCCGTGTTGAAGAACTGAAG GTGGAGGATATGCTAAAAAGAAGTTTTGCTGAATTCCATGCTCAGAAAAAACTTCCCGAGAAACAGCAACTTCTAATGCGAAAGCTTGCCCAGCAAACAAAAACTATTGA ATGCATAAAGGGTGAACCAGCAATAGAGGAGTACTATGAGATGTCCTCAGAAGCTGACACACATAGCACCAAGATAGTGGAGGCAGTCATGCAGTCCCCTGGCTCCCAGCATTATCTTAGTCCTGGAAGAGTGGTGGTTGTAAAATCAGAGTCA GCCCAGGATCACTTGCTAGGCGTTGTTGTGAAAGCACCTTCTTCTAACAATAAGCAGTACATAGTTTTTGTGCTGATGCCTGAATTGCCTTTGACATTGCAAAACCCATCAGATAGTAGCAACTTGAAGGATGATAAAGGTGCTGGTTTACAGATATTGATACCTAAGTCAAAACGTGGTCTGGAGGATGATTATTATTCTTCAGTCACTTCTCGGAGAGGTTCAGGTGTTGTCAACATTAAATTACCTCATCGTGGTACTGCTGCTGGGATGAATTATGAAGTTCTAGGAATTGATAACAAAGAGTTCCTTTCAATATGCAACTGCAAAATAAAGATTGATCAAGTTCGACTTCTGGAAGATGTCAGTGCTGGAGCCTACTCGAATACTGTACAGCAGCTGCTGTTATTGAAATCTGATGGAAATAAGTACCCTCCACCTCTAGATCCAGTCAAAG ATCTGAAGCTGAAAGACCTAGATGTTGTTAAAGCCTATCATAAATTGAACATTTTGTTGCAAAAGATGGCACAAAATAAATGCCACGGATGTGTCAAATTGGAGGAGCATATCAAGTTAGCCCGTGAATTGAAGCGGCACAGAGAGGAAGTCAATACCTTGAAGTTCGAAATGTCAGATGAAGCACTGCAGCAAATGCCTGATTTTCAGGGTCGG ATTGATGTTTTGAAGGAAATCGGTTGTGTAGATGCTGACCTTGTGGttcaaataaaaggccgtgTTGCTTGTGAAATGAATTCTGGGGAGGAATTAATATGCACTGAGTGCTTGTTTGAGAATCAGTTCGATGACTTGGAACCAGAAGAAGCTGTGGCAATTATGTCTGCCTTTGTCTTTCAGCAGAAAAATACCTCTGAACCTTCTCTTACACCAAAGCTTTCTCTGGCTTGTAAGAG ATTGTACGATACAGCAATAAGGCTAGGTCAACTTCAAGCAAGCTTCAAAATACAGATCGATCCGGAAGAGTATGCTCGGGAGAATCTCAAGTTTGGTCTCATTGAAGTGGTTTACGAATGGGCAAAG GGTACTCCATTTGCTGATATTTGTGAACTCACTGATGTTCCTGAAGGTTTGATAGTCAGGACCATAGTTAGATTGGATGAGACATGCCGTGAATTTAAAAATGCTGCTGCGATCATGGGTAATTCTGCCCTTTACAAGAAAATGGAAACTGCTTCGAATGCCATAAAGCGCGACATTGTCTTTGCTGCTAGCTTGTACGTCACAGGGTTGTAA
- the LOC113729888 gene encoding DExH-box ATP-dependent RNA helicase DExH11 isoform X1, whose product MDRIEAGQEMAFRVGFTGHSGHLTIEPLPPVQRSTPLSSLPDFILPPAFPRETPESIKEYIKETHLLPRLDPDEFSAEKSGKQWEFDWFDRAKIPLEPSLPRSIVIPTWELPFRRTKRSSGHDIWEPRSEQVDIAELTAGAEDSGVLPRIVGPAKDYVKGSLSSHPFRPGGLEDSHSLGRILPDGAVNGEWVWEVLNGGPAQSIAPSFKDGLDLGDLRAHSSSWNVFVDQSDVKPVQDVKLNDLSLQFDDLFRKAWEEDVLGYAADGDTSKVQVETKELGSVESESETNVDNSSVASNIAKIESSVLDEVLSAELQATTTILNGDQDGSIEQPKKAWVVSGASGKIVEQFHELVPDMALNFPFELDPFQKEAIYYLERGDSVFVAAHTSAGKTVVAEYAFALATKHCTRAVYTAPIKTISNQKYRDFCGKFDVGLLTGDVSLRPEASCLIMTTEILRSMLYRGADIIRDIEWVIFDEVHYVNDVERGVVWEEVIIMLPRHINFVLLSATVPNTIEFADWIGRTKKKQIRVTGTTKRPVPLEHHLFYSGELYKVCENEEFVPKGLKAAKDASKRKTTSAVAGGAGSYPGSSPSNDRARAHRHESSHQGKQTRHSGSQNLGNSRAVWGNQNNGLGPNTGLRRSEATMWLSLINKLSKKSLLPVVMFCFSKNRCDKSADSMTTTDLTTSSEKSEIRIFCDKAFSRLKGSDRNLPQIVRVQSLLHRGIGVHHAGLLPIVKEVVEMLFCRGLVKVLFSTETFAMGVNAPARTVSEHPFLLLVVFDTLRKFDGKEFRQLLSGEYTQMAGRAGRRGLDETGTVIVMCRDEIPDERDLKPVIVGRPTRLESQFRLTYIMILHLLRVEELKVEDMLKRSFAEFHAQKKLPEKQQLLMRKLAQQTKTIECIKGEPAIEEYYEMSSEADTHSTKIVEAVMQSPGSQHYLSPGRVVVVKSESAQDHLLGVVVKAPSSNNKQYIVFVLMPELPLTLQNPSDSSNLKDDKGAGLQILIPKSKRGLEDDYYSSVTSRRGSGVVNIKLPHRGTAAGMNYEVLGIDNKEFLSICNCKIKIDQVRLLEDVSAGAYSNTVQQLLLLKSDGNKYPPPLDPVKDLKLKDLDVVKAYHKLNILLQKMAQNKCHGCVKLEEHIKLARELKRHREEVNTLKFEMSDEALQQMPDFQGRIDVLKEIGCVDADLVVQIKGRVACEMNSGEELICTECLFENQFDDLEPEEAVAIMSAFVFQQKNTSEPSLTPKLSLACKRLYDTAIRLGQLQASFKIQIDPEEYARENLKFGLIEVVYEWAKGTPFADICELTDVPEGLIVRTIVRLDETCREFKNAAAIMGNSALYKKMETASNAIKRDIVFAASLYVTGL is encoded by the exons ATGGACCGAATCGAGGCTGGACAAGAGATGGCTTTCCGGGTTGGATTCACCGGCCACAGCGGTCATCTCACGATAGAGCCTCTTCCTCCGGTTCAACGGTCCACTCCTCTCAGTTCACTCCCTGATTTCATACTC CCTCCTGCATTTCCACGGGAAACGCCAGAATCAATAAAAGAATATATAAAGGAAACGCATCTACTCCCAAGGTTGGATCCTGACGAGTTTTCTGCAGAAAAATCTGGAAAGCAATGGGAATTTGATTGGTTCGACAGAGCTAAAATTCCATTGGAGCCTTCTTTGCCTCGGTCTATAGTTATTCCAACATGGGAATTACCTTTTAGACGTACAAAAAGAAGTTCTGGGCATGATATATGGGAGCCTAGATCAGAACAG GTAGATATAGCAGAACTTACAGCAGGAGCTGAGGATTCTGGTGTATTGCCACGTATTGTTGGACCTGCAAAAGATTATGTAAAAGGAAGCCTCAGCAGCCATCCTTTTCGTCCAGGTGGCTTGGAGGATTCTCATTCTTTGGGGAGGATCCTTCCTGATGGTGCTGTCAATGGTGAATGGGTATGGGAGGTACTTAATGGAGGTCCTGCACAATCTATTGCGCCGAGCTTTAAGGATGGTCTGGATCTAGGTGATCTCAGG GCACACTCAAGTTCATGGAACGTTTTTGTGGATCAGAGTGATGTTAAGCCCGTGCAAGATGTGAAATTG AATGATTTGTCTTTGCAGTTTGATGACTTGTTTAGAAAAGCTTGGGAAGAGGATGTGTTAGGTTATGCTGCAGATG GTGACACATCAAAGGTCCAAGTAGAAACAAAAGAATTAGGCTCTGTTGAATCAGAGTCAGAAACTAATGTAGATAATTCTTCAGTGGCCAGTAATATTGCAAAGATTGAATCATCTGTTTTGGATGAGGTATTGTCTGCTGAATTACAAGCAACaactacaatcctcaatggaGATCAAGATGGTAGCATTGAACAGCCAAAAAAG GCATGGGTTGTCAGTGGAGCCAGTGGAAAGATAGTGGAACAGTTTCATGAACTTGTTCCTGACATGGCACTTAATTTTCCGTTCGAATTGGATCCATTCCAAAAGGAG GCCATCTATTATCTTGAAAGGGGAGACTCTGTTTTTGTGGCAGCTCACACATCTGCTGGAAAGACAGTTGTTGCAGAGTATGCATTTGCTTTGGCAACAAAA CATTGCACGAGAGCTGTATATACTGCTCCCATCAAGACCATCAGTAACCAAAAGTACAGGGACTTTTGTGGGAAATTTGATGTGGGTCTTCTCACTGGTGATGTCAGTTTGAGGCCAGAGGCCTCTTGTCTTATCATGACTACAGAGATATTGAGATCAATGCTCTATCGTGGTGCTGACATCATACGTGACATAGAATGG GTAATATTTGATGAAGTTCATTATGTGAACGATGTTGAAAGAGGTGTTGTTTGGGAAGAAGTTATTATCATGCTCCCCAGGCATATTAACTTTGTCCTGCTCTCAGCCACG GTACCAAATACAATTGAGTTTGCTGATTGGATTGGTCGGACAAAGAAAAAGCAAATTCGTGTGACTGG GACAACAAAGAGACCTGTCCCTTTGGAGCACCACCTCTTTTATTCTGGAGAGCTTTACAAAGTCTGTGAAAACGAAGAGTTTGTGCCTAAAGGACTGAAAGCTGCCAAAGATGCTAGTAAGAGGAAGACCACAAGTGCTGTTGCTGGTGGAGCTGGATCTTATCCTGGGTCTTCTCCATCCAATGATAGGGCTCGAGCTCACAGGCATGAAAGTTCTCATCAGGGAAAACAGACCAGGCATTCTGGATCCCAGAACTTAGGGAACTCTCGGGCTGTCTGGGGAAACCAGAACAATGGCCTTGGCCCTAATACAGGGTTGAGGAGATCAGAGGCTACAATGTGGCTATCGCTGATTAACAAGCTGTCAAAGAAATCCTTGTTACCT GTGGTTATGTTTTGTTTCTCAAAGAATCGGTGTGATAAATCAGCTGATAGTATGACCACAACTGACCTTACAACTAGTTCGGAGAAAAGTGAGATTCGGATCTTCTGTGATAAAGCATTTTCACGGCTAAAGGGGTCCGATAGGAACCTACCACAG ATTGTCAGAGTTCAAAGCCTTCTTCACCGGGGCATTGGTGTGCATCATGCTGGACTGCTTCCAATTGTCAAGGAAGTAGTTGAAATGCTTTTCTGTCGTGGTTTGGTCAAG GTTTTATTCTCAACTGAGACATTTGCAATGGGAGTGAATGCCCCTGCAAGGACAGTAAGTGAACATCCATTCCTGCTATTG GTGGTGTTTGATACTTTAAGGAAGTTTGATGGCAAGGAATTTAGACAGTTACTCTCGGGAGAGTATACTCAGATGGCTGGTCGTGCTGGGAGGAGAGGACTGGATGAGACTGGTACAGTTATTGTCATGTGTCGTGATGAAATCCCCGATGAGAGAGATCTAAAGCCTGTGATAGTTGGTAGGCCAACTAGGCTTGAATCTCAATTTCGACTGACCTATATCATGATCCTGCATCTCCTCCGTGTTGAAGAACTGAAG GTGGAGGATATGCTAAAAAGAAGTTTTGCTGAATTCCATGCTCAGAAAAAACTTCCCGAGAAACAGCAACTTCTAATGCGAAAGCTTGCCCAGCAAACAAAAACTATTGA ATGCATAAAGGGTGAACCAGCAATAGAGGAGTACTATGAGATGTCCTCAGAAGCTGACACACATAGCACCAAGATAGTGGAGGCAGTCATGCAGTCCCCTGGCTCCCAGCATTATCTTAGTCCTGGAAGAGTGGTGGTTGTAAAATCAGAGTCA GCCCAGGATCACTTGCTAGGCGTTGTTGTGAAAGCACCTTCTTCTAACAATAAGCAGTACATAGTTTTTGTGCTGATGCCTGAATTGCCTTTGACATTGCAAAACCCATCAGATAGTAGCAACTTGAAGGATGATAAAGGTGCTGGTTTACAGATATTGATACCTAAGTCAAAACGTGGTCTGGAGGATGATTATTATTCTTCAGTCACTTCTCGGAGAGGTTCAGGTGTTGTCAACATTAAATTACCTCATCGTGGTACTGCTGCTGGGATGAATTATGAAGTTCTAGGAATTGATAACAAAGAGTTCCTTTCAATATGCAACTGCAAAATAAAGATTGATCAAGTTCGACTTCTGGAAGATGTCAGTGCTGGAGCCTACTCGAATACTGTACAGCAGCTGCTGTTATTGAAATCTGATGGAAATAAGTACCCTCCACCTCTAGATCCAGTCAAAG ATCTGAAGCTGAAAGACCTAGATGTTGTTAAAGCCTATCATAAATTGAACATTTTGTTGCAAAAGATGGCACAAAATAAATGCCACGGATGTGTCAAATTGGAGGAGCATATCAAGTTAGCCCGTGAATTGAAGCGGCACAGAGAGGAAGTCAATACCTTGAAGTTCGAAATGTCAGATGAAGCACTGCAGCAAATGCCTGATTTTCAGGGTCGG ATTGATGTTTTGAAGGAAATCGGTTGTGTAGATGCTGACCTTGTGGttcaaataaaaggccgtgTTGCTTGTGAAATGAATTCTGGGGAGGAATTAATATGCACTGAGTGCTTGTTTGAGAATCAGTTCGATGACTTGGAACCAGAAGAAGCTGTGGCAATTATGTCTGCCTTTGTCTTTCAGCAGAAAAATACCTCTGAACCTTCTCTTACACCAAAGCTTTCTCTGGCTTGTAAGAG ATTGTACGATACAGCAATAAGGCTAGGTCAACTTCAAGCAAGCTTCAAAATACAGATCGATCCGGAAGAGTATGCTCGGGAGAATCTCAAGTTTGGTCTCATTGAAGTGGTTTACGAATGGGCAAAG GGTACTCCATTTGCTGATATTTGTGAACTCACTGATGTTCCTGAAGGTTTGATAGTCAGGACCATAGTTAGATTGGATGAGACATGCCGTGAATTTAAAAATGCTGCTGCGATCATGGGTAATTCTGCCCTTTACAAGAAAATGGAAACTGCTTCGAATGCCATAAAGCGCGACATTGTCTTTGCTGCTAGCTTGTACGTCACAGGGTTGTAA